A genome region from endosymbiont of Acanthamoeba sp. UWC8 includes the following:
- a CDS encoding Gfo/Idh/MocA family oxidoreductase: MSQNINLCKVVVIGCGYWGKNLIRNFYELNALYGVSDSDMNIANSFAKEYQVKALALDEALQNSEIKGVVIAAPAILHAKLAEQALNAGKHVFIEKPLALNLDEANMLCNIAKHKNLVIMVGHLLQYHNAFIALTKLVQNGVLGKLQHIYSNRLSFGKIRHEENVVLSFAPHDISMVLKLVGELPESIYANGAGYINSDIEDTATICLTFKNQVNAKISVSWLNPTKEHKLVVIGDKGMAVFDDTLSWEKKLQLYPHRIKRENQITVTERAEPLYIKVEEKQPLKTECAHFLECINDNKRPITDGEEGLRVLEVLQAAQQSLKGNKIIKIEKDIAGYYKHESAIVDDGCFIEEGTKIWHFSHIIKGSKIGKNCVIGQNVMVGPDVIIGNNCKIQNNVSVYKGVYLEDGVFCGPSCVFTNVYNPRSEIERKDEYRPTYVEKGVTIGANATIICGTRLGAYSFIGAGAVIIKDVKPHALMVGNPARQIGWMSHAGEKLGDDLICPRTGDKYRLNDRNTLQKI, encoded by the coding sequence ATGTCTCAAAATATAAATCTTTGTAAAGTTGTAGTTATCGGATGTGGGTACTGGGGAAAAAATTTAATTAGAAATTTTTATGAATTAAATGCTTTATACGGTGTAAGTGATAGTGATATGAATATTGCTAACTCTTTTGCAAAAGAATACCAAGTAAAGGCTCTTGCATTAGATGAGGCATTACAAAATTCAGAGATAAAAGGGGTAGTAATAGCCGCTCCTGCAATACTACATGCAAAATTAGCGGAGCAAGCACTAAATGCTGGTAAGCATGTTTTTATAGAAAAACCATTGGCTCTTAACTTAGATGAAGCAAATATGCTTTGTAATATTGCAAAGCATAAAAATTTAGTAATAATGGTCGGCCATTTATTACAATATCATAATGCTTTTATAGCGTTAACCAAACTAGTGCAAAATGGAGTGCTTGGAAAGTTACAGCACATTTATTCCAACCGACTTAGCTTTGGAAAAATTAGACATGAAGAAAATGTAGTATTAAGCTTTGCACCCCATGATATTTCTATGGTTTTAAAACTAGTTGGAGAGTTACCAGAAAGTATATATGCCAATGGTGCGGGGTATATCAATTCTGATATCGAAGATACCGCTACCATCTGCTTAACTTTCAAAAATCAAGTAAACGCCAAAATATCTGTTTCATGGCTTAACCCTACTAAAGAGCATAAGCTGGTAGTTATAGGGGATAAAGGGATGGCAGTTTTTGATGATACACTGTCATGGGAAAAAAAATTACAACTTTATCCTCACCGGATAAAAAGAGAGAACCAAATTACAGTTACTGAAAGGGCAGAACCCCTGTACATAAAAGTAGAAGAAAAACAACCTCTTAAAACGGAATGTGCGCACTTCTTAGAATGTATTAATGATAATAAAAGACCTATAACCGATGGTGAAGAAGGTCTTAGGGTTCTAGAAGTATTACAAGCTGCTCAACAGTCGCTTAAAGGTAATAAAATTATAAAGATAGAAAAGGATATAGCTGGCTACTATAAACACGAATCTGCAATTGTGGATGATGGATGCTTTATTGAAGAAGGAACAAAAATTTGGCATTTTAGCCATATTATTAAAGGATCAAAAATTGGTAAAAATTGTGTAATCGGCCAAAATGTAATGGTTGGGCCTGATGTTATTATTGGTAATAATTGTAAAATTCAAAATAATGTTAGTGTATATAAAGGTGTATATTTAGAAGATGGAGTGTTTTGTGGCCCTTCTTGCGTTTTTACTAACGTTTATAATCCACGGTCTGAGATTGAAAGAAAAGATGAATATAGGCCTACCTATGTTGAAAAAGGGGTAACCATTGGGGCTAATGCGACTATCATTTGCGGTACACGCCTGGGTGCTTATAGCTTTATTGGCGCAGGAGCAGTAATTATAAAGGATGTTAAACCTCATGCTTTAATGGTAGGTAACCCGGCGCGTCAAATAGGATGGATGAGTCATGCAGGAGAGAAGCTGGGAGATGACCTTATATGCCCCAGAACAGGAGACAAGTATAGACTAAATGACCGGAATACCCTACAAAAGATATAA
- a CDS encoding DegT/DnrJ/EryC1/StrS family aminotransferase, with product MINNTKNIEFIDLRAQQEIIRHDIEASILKVLDHGHYIMGPEVSELEDELSKFCGVKYAISCSNGTDAIVLALMAKRVGSGDAVIVPSFTYVATAEAVVKVGAIPIFVDVLPDTFNMSSESLQEGIDLAKQLGLNLKGIITVDLFGQPADYNTLQQIADHYKLWIIADAAQGFGASYNGKMVGNITDITTTSFFPAKPLGCYGDGGAVFTNCDQTAALIKSFRIHGKGKDKYDNVEIGMNGRLDTIQAAILLEKLKIFNSELKKRQQVADIYTQGLKQVLTVPKLLANTTSAWAQYTLQIEPSKRDSIVQYMQNKQVPIQVYYVKPIHQQLAYLNFPKVKNLSISEHLSQSVFSLPMHPYLREEQQQYIIENLKETLFII from the coding sequence ATGATAAATAACACTAAAAATATAGAATTTATTGACCTCAGAGCTCAACAAGAAATTATCCGTCACGATATTGAAGCTTCTATTTTAAAGGTCTTAGATCATGGTCATTATATTATGGGGCCGGAAGTTAGTGAGCTTGAGGATGAGCTTTCTAAGTTTTGTGGTGTTAAATATGCTATTTCTTGCTCAAATGGTACTGACGCAATAGTATTAGCATTAATGGCAAAAAGAGTAGGCTCCGGGGATGCGGTAATTGTGCCTTCTTTTACATATGTTGCAACAGCGGAAGCAGTTGTCAAAGTAGGTGCTATACCTATTTTTGTGGATGTTCTACCTGATACTTTTAATATGTCTTCTGAAAGCTTACAAGAAGGCATAGACCTTGCAAAACAATTAGGATTGAATCTAAAAGGAATAATCACAGTAGATCTTTTTGGACAACCAGCTGATTATAATACATTGCAGCAAATTGCTGATCATTATAAGTTGTGGATTATTGCTGATGCGGCACAAGGATTTGGTGCTTCATATAATGGGAAAATGGTGGGTAATATTACTGACATCACTACTACTAGTTTTTTTCCTGCTAAACCATTAGGTTGCTATGGAGATGGAGGAGCAGTCTTTACTAACTGTGACCAAACTGCTGCTCTTATTAAAAGTTTTAGAATCCATGGCAAAGGCAAAGATAAATATGATAATGTTGAGATTGGTATGAATGGAAGGCTTGATACTATACAAGCTGCTATTCTACTTGAAAAACTCAAAATATTTAATTCCGAGTTAAAAAAGCGACAACAGGTTGCTGATATTTATACCCAAGGACTGAAGCAGGTTTTAACAGTTCCTAAGTTGTTAGCCAATACTACTTCTGCATGGGCTCAATATACCTTGCAAATTGAGCCCAGTAAACGTGATTCTATAGTTCAGTATATGCAAAATAAACAGGTGCCAATTCAGGTATACTATGTAAAACCAATACATCAGCAACTTGCATATCTTAATTTTCCAAAAGTAAAAAACTTAAGTATATCTGAGCATTTATCACAATCTGTATTTAGCCTTCCTATGCATCCTTATCTAAGAGAGGAGCAGCAACAGTACATTATTGAGAATTTGAAGGAAACATTATTTATAATATGA